From the Huiozyma naganishii CBS 8797 chromosome 2, complete genome genome, one window contains:
- the TIM8 gene encoding protein transporter TIM8 (similar to Saccharomyces cerevisiae TIM8 (YJR135W-A); ancestral locus Anc_4.367), with product MSAANGMASALDDGQKKEMATFLDGENAKQKIQSAVHRFNESCFQKCVASVQSPTLSAEEENCLSGCVNRFLDVSIRVANGIQGSR from the coding sequence ATGTCAGCGGCAAACGGTATGGCGAGTGCGCTCGATGACGGgcagaagaaagagatgGCGACGTTCTTGGACGGCGAGAATGCCAAGCAGAAGATCCAGTCCGCGGTGCACCGTTTCAACGAGAGCTGCTTCCAGAAGTGCGTGGCCTCTGTCCAGAGCCCTACACTCTCcgcagaggaggagaactGTTTGTCCGGCTGCGTGAACAGGTTCCTCGACGTTAGTATAAGGGTTGCGAACGGGATCCAGGGATCCAGGTGA
- the TTI2 gene encoding Tti2p (similar to Saccharomyces cerevisiae YJR136C; ancestral locus Anc_4.368), with amino-acid sequence MSSAISQFIEKVATSERSEDVSLCEIETAVNEVKRQGDEISRGTTIHLIQQLSCFALDQDAKKAQCVIKFVNTLWDATDGDPLYVDLIPLLKPHLLLNLGDGSSAKRRNRVAPGLNPVLGVSSQEDEIRSRWKSQGGWKHVGLFYIVLLHLQHRDVSVELRWITPGILNLLDDPHDIPLRVQGVQLVHAFVEVFRDPEHWVPFSSTGLFLLFEPVLKNMCYLVPTLYSTMDTTRVWRSVFPALIALYRVEFSDTLEYFRHLQSMCSEIVLRGLIPRLGVKYPTLTVQLLTTLSELLSKMGPLSVVLLQRTVYTLGECIVSDPFFTVADDIVTALLGCVETLVDVCPSERVAAHRYDLNALFRIIRHKCESEGATTEAIGKIVLGLEARIPLDT; translated from the coding sequence ATGAGTAGTGCCATATCACAGTTTATAGAAAAGGTCGCTACTTCAGAGAGGTCTGAAGATGTTTCTTTGTGTGAAATTGAGACAGCTGTGAACGAAGTAAAACGTCAGGGCGACGAAATATCCCGGGGGACTACTATACATCTGATCCAACAACTGTCGTGTTTCGCTTTGGACCAGGATGCTAAGAAGGCGCAATGTGTAATAAAGTTTGTTAACACCCTGTGGGATGCTACAGATGGGGACCCTTTATACGTGGATTTGATCCCGCTTTTGAAGCCGCATCTACTGTTGAACTTGGGCGATGGCAGTAGTGCGAAGAGACGAAACCGCGTAGCTCCCGGGTTAAACCCAGTGTTAGGTGTCTCCTCACAAGAGGACGAGATACGGTCCCGTTGGAAATCTCAAGGTGGCTGGAAGCACGTTGGGCTGTTCTACATTGTTCTATTGCATTTACAGCATCGTGATGTTTCAGTAGAGTTGCGATGGATCACGCCTGGGATCCTCAATCTGTTGGATGACCCTCATGATATACCCTTGAGAGTGCAAGGTGTTCAATTGGTGCATGCATTTGTCGAGGTCTTCCGAGACCCTGAGCACTGGGTGCCCTTTAGCAGCACTGGACTGTTCTTGCTGTTCGAACCCGTTCTTAAGAACATGTGCTACTTGGTCCCCACACTGTACAGTACGATGGATACCACACGTGTGTGGAGGAGTGTATTCCCCGCGTTGATCGCGCTGTACCGTGTAGAATTCAGCGACACTCTCGAGTACTTCAGGCATTTGCAGAGTATGTGCAGTGAGATCGTGCTGCGAGGGCTGATACCGCGTCTCGGGGTCAAGTATCCTACGCTGACGGTCCAGTTACTGACCACATTGAGCGAGTTACTGAGCAAGATGGGTCCACTGTCCGTGGTGCTGTTGCAGCGCACAGTGTACACTTTGGGGGAGTGTATTGTGAGCGATCCGTTCTTCACGGTAGCTGATGATATTGTCACGGCACTGTTAGGTTGTGTGGAGACACTTGTCGACGTGTGTCCCAGCGAGAGAGTTGCTGCGCACAGGTACGATTTGAACGCACTGTTCCGTATCATCCGGCACAAGTGCGAATCGGAGGGAGCGACAACGGAGGCTATCGGTAAGATAGTTCTCGGGCTGGAAGCCCGGATCCCACTGGACACTTGA
- the KNAG0B06830 gene encoding uncharacterized protein (similar to Saccharomyces cerevisiae ECM17 (YJR137C); ancestral locus Anc_4.370): MTLTTALTLKQVLEELVDLRSSLVTGSASYYVAPTKSSVATQYEIGPNCTRLLQTQDPFGTIAANADKHTLTSVFADETSVLKGLPHLYTLRGYPVVINVDLDLQDYSVIPALKDLDFPTFVSYSLDDVAENGASAYEIALKTATPVFHFIDFVRASEQTLQDELKLPDLDKETVETAVAPFDVLASPAEPTVLVINLSPYGSQLAEFAPGLKVLLLNIKTYRPWKFEAFVSTLPSTITKIVVLQRSNETQTGFSPLLLDIFQDFGILAQKNIDQVVLTNLGVLEQNDKTVLQKIVDNVRSDNPDQHLYLGKPTTSPAATQFAESVANVVKLETAYLKVLHELFSTNLDIINEYGSDTANVAAPEYGFGSFLRQDEARGELVALVKKSLDPSLYHTEDAGELVQLLSQWVALHDANLGDAELGAANEVAAKIFNILQSNQDSAVALDLLKVAPREECFQFKSHWLVGSDAWSYDLGHSGVHQVLASKKNINLLIIDSEPYEKSRANPRHKKNVGLYAMNFHDVYVASVAVYSSYTQLLAAFLEASAFNGPSVVLAYLPYSSEKDTPLEVLRETKNAVECGYWPLYRYNPAKDADDAAFTLDSAVIRKELQSFLDRENKLSLLTKRTPELARDIEASASDVISRKVENRAKAAYDQLLEGRVRSAAAHLLRVGRWQRHCLGQETGQSCLCKRSEVHGSLHGRYHSGGSSRRRKRDLVTSTAGQGEFPQDGKTFWEELKGSLDVDLASLNFSVFGLGDSQYWPRKEDARYYNKPAKDLFARLELLTANPIVPLGLGDDQDADGYQTGYAEWEKQLWEVLGVSGADVPEDKPYTNEDMKINSDFLRGTIVEGLNDQSTLAIHAHDQQLTKFHGCYMQDDRDIRDIRKAQGMEPLYSFMSRVRLPGGVATPEQWLAVNRLSDEDGNGTLKITTRATFQLHGILKKNLKHSIRAMNSTLMDTLAACGDVNRNVMCSALPANAKVHEQVSEMGAKISEHFLPKTTAYYEIWLQGPDERDYDSNWEEISATEKAAQPTKKALVAGNSLVDIEPLYSPVYLPRKFKVNITVPPYNDVDVWSSDVGLIAIVDPATDIVKGYNMYTGGGMGTTHNNKKTYPRTGSLLGFVAPEEVVAAIEAVMIIQRDNGSRTDRKHARLKYTIDDMTKEVFKEKVEELWGHKFDPEQPFEIKSNIDYFGWVKDETGLNHFTAFIENGRVEDTPDRAQKTGLRKIAELMQKQGSGNFRLTGNQHVVISSIKDEHLDAVKALMKKYSLDNTELSGLRQSSSSCVGLPTCGLAMAESERYLPVLITQIEDVLEEYGLRHDSIVLRMTGCPNGCSRPWLAEIALIGKAPHTYNLMLGGGYYGERLNKLYKASIKDDDILDILKPMFKRWVFEREEGEHFGDFVVRVGIIKPTLEGKYFHDDVAEDAF, from the coding sequence ATGACACTGACTACCGCATTGACCTTGAAACAGGTCCTCGAGGAGTTGGTAGACTTGCGCTCGAGCCTGGTGACCGGTTCAGCGAGTTATTACGTGGCGCCCACTAAGAGCTCAGTAGCGACGCAGTATGAGATTGGGCCCAATTGCACGAGATTGTTGCAAACGCAGGATCCATTTGGTACAATCGCCGCTAACGCCGATAAGCATACTCTGACCAGTGTGTTTGCCGATGAGACTTCTGTATTGAAGGGTCTTCCACACTTGTACACTCTGAGAGGGTACCCTGTCGTGATCAATGTTGACTTGGATTTACAGGACTACTCCGTGATCCCAGCATTAAAAGATTTGGATTTCCCGACATTCGTCTCTTATAGCTTGGATGACGTGGCAGAAAACGGTGCCTCTGCATATGAGATTGCTTTAAAGACTGCAACCCCCGTGTTCCATTTTATCGATTTCGTAAGGGCCTCCGAACAAACTTTACAAGATGAATTGAAATTACCAGACTTGGACAAAGAGACCGTTGAAACTGCAGTCGCTCCATTTGATGTCTTAGCATCCCCTGCAGAACCTACCGTCTTGGTTATTAATCTCTCTCCATACGGTTCACAATTGGCCGAGTTTGCACCCGGTTTAAAAGTTCTGCTATTGAATATAAAGACGTATCGTCCATGGAAATTCGAGGCATTCGTTTCCACACTCCCATCCACAATCACTAAGATCGTGGTCCTACAACGGTCCAATGAAACACAAACGGGGTTTTCCCCATTGCTCCTagacatctttcaagattTCGGTATTTTGGCCCAAAAGAATATAGACCAGGTCGTCTTGACTAACCTTGGTGTATTGGAGCAAAATGACAAGACTGTTTTACAAAAGATCGTGGACAACGTCAGGAGTGATAACCCAGATCAACACCTGTACCTAGGAAAGCCAACCACTTCTCCAGCGGCGACTCAATTCGCCGAGTCCGTGGCCAACGTCGTGAAACTGGAAACCGCATACTTGAAGGTGCTGCATGAGTTGTTCTCCACGAACCTGGACATCATCAACGAGTACGGCAGCGACACGGCCAACGTGGCCGCACCAGAGTACGGGTTTGGCTCTTTCTTGAGACAAGACGAAGCGAGAGGCGAGCTGGTCGCCCTTGTCAAGAAGTCGCTCGACCCCTCACTGTACCACACCGAGGACGCTGGGGAGCTCGTGCAACTCCTGTCCCAGTGGGTGGCGCTTCACGACGCGAACCTGGGCGATGCGGAGCTCGGCGCAGCCAACGAGGTCGCCGccaagatcttcaacattttgCAGTCGAACCAGGACTCCGCCGTTGCGCTGGACCTGCTGAAGGTGGCGCCGCGCGAGGAGTGCTTCCAGTTCAAGTCGCACTGGCTCGTCGGCTCCGACGCCTGGTCCTACGACCTGGGCCACTCCGGGGTCCACCAGGTCCTGGcgtccaagaagaacatcaaCTTGCTGATCATCGACTCAGAACCGTACGAGAAGAGCAGGGCCAACCCGCGccacaagaagaacgtgGGGCTCTACGCCATGAACTTCCACGACGTGTACGTCGCGTCCGTCGCGGTGTACTCCTCGTACACACAGCTGCTTGCCGCGTTTCTAGAGGCCTCTGCGTTCAACGGACCCTCCGTGGTGCTAGCCTACCTGCCTTACTCGTCTGAGAAGGACACGCCGCTGGAGGTGCTGCGGGAGACGAAGAACGCTGTTGAGTGCGGGTACTGGCCGCTTTACCGGTACAACCCTGCCAAGGACGCGGACGACGCCGCGTTCACGCTGGACTCCGCCGTCATCAGAAAGGAATTGCAGTCTTTCCTGGACCGCGAGAACAAGCTGTCGCTGTTGACCAAGAGGACCCCCGAACTGGCCAGAGACATTGAGGCGTCGGCCAGCGATGTCATCTCGAGAAAGGTTGAGAACCGCGCCAAAGCCGCGTACGACCAGCTGCTGGAAGGGCGTGTCCGGTCCGCCGCTGCACATCTACTACGCGTCGGACGGTGGCAGCGCCACTGCCTTGGCCAAGAGACTGGGCAATCGTGCCTCTGCAAGAGGTCTGAAGTCCACGGTTCTCTCCATGGACGATATCATTCTGGAGGATCTAGCAGGCGAAGAAAACGTGATCTTGTCACGTCTACCGCGGGGCAAGGTGAATTCCCACAGGACGGGAAGACCTTCTGGGAGGAGTTGAAAGGCTCCTTAGACGTGGACCTAGCCTCGCTGAACTTCTCTGTTTTTGGTCTTGGTGACTCCCAATACTGGCCACGGAAGGAGGATGCTCGTTATTACAACAAACCTGCGAAGGACCTGTTTGCCCGGTTAGAATTGTTGACTGCCAATCCAATCGTCCCCCTAGGGCTCGGTGATGACCAAGACGCTGATGGGTATCAAACTGGATACGCTGAGTGGGAGAAGCAGTTGTGGGAAGTTCTCGGTGTTTCTGGCGCTGATGTTCCTGAAGACAAACCTTACACCAACGAAGATATGAAAATCAACTCAGATTTCTTAAGAGGTACAATTGTGGAAGGTTTGAACGATCAATCTACTTTGGCAATCCATGCACATGATCAGCAATTGACGAAGTTCCATGGTTGTTACATGCAAGATGACCGTGATATCAGAGATATTCGTAAAGCTCAAGGTATGGAGCCGCTGTACAGTTTCATGTCGAGAGTCAGGTTACCAGGCGGGGTTGCTACCCCAGAACAGTGGTTGGCTGTCAACAGACTATCTGATGAAGACGGTAACGGTACTTTAAAGATAACCACGAGAGCTACATTCCAACTTCACGGtatattgaagaaaaacttgaaacaTAGCATCAGGGCAATGAACTCTACTTTGATGGACACTTTGGCCGCTTGTGGTGACGTTAACAGAAATGTTATGTGTTCAGCGTTGCCAGCCAATGCTAAGGTTCACGAACAAGTTTCTGAAATGGGTGCTAAGATCTCGGAACACTTTCTACCAAAGACGACTGCTTACTATGAAATCTGGCTGCAGGGTCCTGATGAGAGAGACTACGACTCCAACTGGGAAGAGATTTCGGCAACAGAGAAGGCGGCCCAACCAACGAAGAAGGCTCTGGTGGCCGGCAACTCCCTGGTCGACATCGAGCCGCTTTACAGCCCCGTGTACCTACCAAGGAAGTTCAAGGTCAACATTACGGTCCCTCCCTACAACGACGTCGATGTTTGGTCGAGCGATGTCGGTTTGATTGCCATTGTGGACCCTGCGACGGACATCGTCAAGGGCTACAACATGTACACAGGTGGTGGTATGGGTACcacacacaacaacaagaagacgtACCCCAGAACAGGTTCGCTGCTTGGGTTTGTCGCGCCAGAGGAGGTCGTGGCTGCCATCGAGGCTGTCATGATAATCCAGAGGGACAACGGGTCCAGAACGGACCGTAAGCACGCGCGGTTAAAGTACACCATTGACGACATGACGAAGGAGGTTTTCAAGGAGAAGGTTGAGGAGCTTTGGGGCCACAAGTTCGACCCAGAGCAGCCATTCGAGATCAAGTCAAACATCGACTACTTCGGCTGGGTCAAGGACGAGACGGGATTGAACCACTTCACCGCGTTCATCGAGAACGGTAGGGTGGAGGACACACCGGACCGGGCACAGAAGACGGGTCTACGCAAGATTGCCGAGTTGATGCAGAAGCAGGGCTCCGGTAATTTCAGGCTTACTGGTAACCAGCACGTTGTAATCTCCAGTATCAAGGACGAGCACTTGGATGCGGTCAAGgcgttgatgaagaagtactCCCTGGATAACACGGAACTGAGCGGGCTAAGACaatcctcctcctcgtgTGTTGGGTTGCCAACGTGTGGTTTGGCTATGGCCGAATCCGAACGTTACCTACCCGTTCTAATCACTCAAATTGAGGATGTTCTGGAAGAGTACGGTCTACGTCATGACTCTATTGTTTTGAGAATGACAGGGTGCCCCAACGGTTGTTCTCGTCCATGGTTAGCGGAAATAGCGTTGATTGGGAAGGCCCCACACACGTACAACTTGATGCTTGGTGGTGGTTACTACGGTGAGAGACTGAACAAATTGTATAAAGCTTCGATCAAGGATGACGATATCCTGGACATCTTGAAGCCGATGTTCAAGAGGTGGGTTTTCGAAAGAGAGGAAGGTGAACACTTCGGTGATTTCGTCGTCAGAGTTGGGATTATTAAGCCCACTTTGGAGGGGAAGTACTTCCACGACGACGTCGCTGAGGACGCATTCTGA
- the VPS70 gene encoding putative zinc metalloprotease (similar to Saccharomyces cerevisiae VPS70 (YJR126C); ancestral locus Anc_4.348): protein MSDYSDRAATEREPLVGDRSHSPTQYVPGDDSIENGYPMPRLRRRGSTISSIASGYNAIREHMDKRKFVSLVITSIVIYLGFVALFAPRTSLSRDFRRWHSSKLTTAEVFRIYLNALQDENRIKKHVHSLTEGNTNSLDYMLQQFHELGYRPKLENIYPWITQHVDTQLKLISGGETIWDAPLIEDCNESSACIAHNNHTATTKGFHYYAPNGNVTAQYVYCNYGTLEDYETLLQNGIDIDGKIHIVRYGDINRGLKVKNAQLYGASAVIMYTDPYDDGLITESNGYTPFPKGPARNPTAIERGTVEFFTESPGDPTTPGYSSKFPDTERHSPAGKFSMIPSIPVSARDIQPILEKLNGCGKQLGSRGNIYGFRYFSGPSPEDIQVQLYNEQNTSIVKMTNLVVDIPGIFADGETIIGCHRDTWSLSNTGESASGCAILLEIASGMKTLLHKGWKPLRPIRFVSWDGEENGMLGSTEYIDEHSDVLQRSALAYLNLDKAVTGSQFTVAAHPLLENVIKTAARYTNFKGQDDVTLHDEWTRTSNATVDHLNGDSDYLGFQYHLGIPSASFNFAQNNSGDAIYHWHSLFDSVQFVEDFIDGDYKLHNTLATFTGIVALMMSENELNNFKTHSLFEILYEKYSYLYEGILNAFPHDNELQKLADSLSTTVEILAKMDSVRFDSKNKKLARDCVQDYPVWALLTKLKLYLNLLRSNNKLKQIDRLFVTKIGLNDREWLKHSVFSPNKYTGIQGCTIPGIYEALIETDRDQVHQWLILLSTQLNNMRYLLL from the coding sequence ATGTCAGATTACTCCGACCGTGCCGCTACGGAGAGGGAACCGCTGGTAGGGGACCGCTCACATTCGCCGACGCAGTACGTCCCCGGCGACGATTCCATTGAAAATGGGTATCCGATGCCGAGATTAAGAAGACGTGGGAGTACCATTTCTTCAATCGCGAGTGGATACAATGCTATCAGAGAACATATGGACAAGAGGAAGTTTGTATCCTTGGTCATCACCAGCATTGTGATTTATTTAGGATTTGTGGCCCTGTTCGCACCAAGAACGTCACTCTCACGGGATTTCAGAAGATGGCATTCCTCTAAGTTGACCACGGCCGAGGTGTTTAGAATCTATTTGAACGCCTTGCAGGACGAAAATAGGATCAAAAAACATGTTCATTCACTTACTGAAGGCAATACAAACAGTTTGGACTATATGCTCCAGCAGTTCCATGAGTTAGGGTATAGACCAAAGTTGGAAAACATTTACCCCTGGATAACTCAACATGTGGATACTCAACTGAAACTCATCTCCGGGGGGGAAACCATCTGGGATGCACCGTTGATAGAGGATTGCAACGAAAGCTCTGCTTGTATCGCTCATAACAACCATACAGCAACGACAAAGGGATTCCACTACTACGCCCCTAACGGGAACGTAACTGCACAATATGTGTATTGCAATTATGGGACATTGGAAGATTACGAAACGTTGCTGCAAAACGGTATCGACATCGACGGGAAAATTCATATAGTACGGTATGGAGATATCAACAGGGGActcaaagtgaaaaatgCTCAGTTATACGGTGCTTCTGCCGTCATAATGTACACAGACCCTTACGATGATGGACTAATAACAGAATCAAATGGATATACACCGTTCCCCAAAGGGCCAGCAAGAAACCCTACTGCGATTGAACGAGGAACCGTAGAGTTTTTCACTGAGTCTCCAGGTGACCCAACGACTCCAGGTTACTCTTCAAAGTTCCCAGATACAGAACGTCATTCTCCAGCAGGAAAATTCTCGATGATACCTTCCATACCGGTCAGTGCAAGAGATATTCAACCCATCTTAGAAAAGTTGAACGGATGTGGCAAGCAGTTGGGATCCAGGGGAAATATCTATGGATTCCGTTATTTTAGCGGTCCATCTCCGGAAGATATTCAAGTCCAACTCTACAACGAACAGAACACTTCTATTGTGAAAATGACCAATTTGGTAGTGGATATCCCAGGGATATTTGCTGATGGGGAAACAATTATCGGCTGTCATAGGGACACATGGTCTCTATCAAATACGGGGGAGTCAGCTAGCGGCTGTGCTATTCTCTTGGAAATAGCTAGCGGGATGAAAACGTTATTGCATAAAGGGTGGAAACCGTTAAGACCAATAAGGTTTGTTAGTTGGGATGGTGAGGAAAACGGAATGCTAGGATCCACCGAGTACATAGACGAGCACTCGGATGTTTTACAGAGAAGTGCATTGGCTTATCTCAATCTAGACAAGGCGGTTACCGGGTCACAATTTACCGTAGCGGCGCATCCCTTGTTAGAAAATGTCATTAAAACGGCAGCAAGGTACACAAATTTTAAAGGGCAGGACGATGTCACATTGCATGATGAATGGACTAGAACATCCAACGCAACTGTTGACCACTTAAATGGAGACTCAGACTATCTCGGCTTTCAATACCATTTGGGTATTCCTTCCGCGTCATTCAATTTTGCACAAAATAATTCTGGAGATGCCATTTACCATTGGCATTCGCTTTTCGATTCAGTACAATTTGTAGAAGACTTTATTGACGGTGACTACAAATTGCATAATACTCTGGCTACATTTACTGGGATAGTAGCATTGATGATGAGTGAAAACGAACTGAACAACTTTAAAACACATTCCCTTTTCGAGATACTATATGAAAAATATAGTTACCTATACGAAGGGATTTTGAACGCTTTCCCACATGACAACGAGTTACAGAAATTGGCGGATTCTTTGTCTACCACTGTTGAAATATTGGCTAAAATGGATAGTGTAAGGTTTGACTCGAAAAATAAGAAACTAGCTAGAGACTGTGTCCAAGATTATCCTGTTTGGGCCTTACTAACTAAACTCAAGCTATATCTGAACCTTTTGAGATCGAATAATAAACTGAAGCAAATAGATAGATTATTTGTCACTAAGATTGGGTTAAACGACAGAGAATGGCTAAAGCATAGCGTATTTTCCCCTAATAAATACACTGGAATTCAAGGTTGTACCATTCCTGGTATTTATGAGGCCTTGATTGAGACAGACAGGGATCAAGTACACCAATGGCTTATTTTGTTGTCCACGCAGTTAAATAACATGCGCtatttattattataa
- the KNAG0B06850 gene encoding uncharacterized protein: MRVAVVTGASSGIGYAIVKELADHGDFQIYACARRTKPILELSSLYSPRVVIPYELDISKPAEIVSFRDYLMAQHHVGGIDILYNNAGVACSVPALDVTNDIVTDCFQVNVFGHVNMTRELSPLVIQCKGTIAFTGSIAAILPVPFITVYSASKAAIHQYARTLHLEMKPLGVRVINFVTGAVATDIGDPRPVLEDSLYNTPEGLRSFHSRDNAVKNGTAPSVYAKQVVHDILDHLTSAPDIYRGRFVTVARILVSILPIKLLSWLFFTMARMGSISPGSKSK, encoded by the coding sequence ATGCGAGTTGCAGTAGTTACCGGTGCGTCATCTGGTATTGGTTATGCTATTGTCAAAGAACTCGCAGATCACGGCGATTTCCAGATATATGCGTGTGCAAGAAGGACCAAACCTATCCTCGAGCTGTCCTCGCTCTACTCTCCGCGTGTGGTGATTCCATACGAGCTCGATATAAGCAAACCTGCAGAAATTGTGTCCTTCAGGGACTATCTAATGGCTCAACACCATGTAGGCGGTATCGATATTCTATACAATAATGCAGGTGTAGCTTGTAGTGTGCCAGCCCTCGATGTTACCAATGACATTGTTACGGATTGCTTCCAGGTTAACGTTTTTGGTCACGTTAACATGACAAGAGAATTGTCACCGCTTGTCATCCAGTGTAAAGGCACTATTGCCTTTACGGGTTCTATTGCTGCCATACTACCCGTTCCATTCATCACTGTATATTCCGCTTCAAAGGCAGCTATTCACCAATATGCGAGAACACTACATCTGGAAATGAAACCGCTAGGGGTTCGCGTTATCAATTTCGTCACGGGGGCCGTTGCTACTGATATCGGAGATCCTCGCCCTGTTTTAGAAGATTCTCTTTACAATACACCAGAGGGGCTGCGGTCATTCCATTCACGTGATAATGCCGTTAAGAATGGGACAGCCCCCTCCGTTTATGCCAAGCAGGTAGTCCATGATATCTTAGACCATTTAACAAGCGCGCCAGACATCTACAGAGGTCGTTTCGTTACTGTCGCACGTATCTTAGTTTCGATCCTACCTATCAAACTACTCTCTTGGCTTTTCTTTACTATGGCTCGAATGGGCTCTATTTCTCCAGGGAGTAAAAGCAAGTAA